Proteins co-encoded in one Methanosarcinales archaeon Met12 genomic window:
- the ppcA gene encoding phosphoenolpyruvate carboxylase gives MTKIPKCMSTQHPDNVNSPFFAEHTQLGGEDEIQEAYYAFSHLGCDEQMWDCEGKEVDSFVVKKLLTKYEPFFREKRLGRDTFITLRVPNPTIERGEAKILLETLESIPRSFDAAKLFYGDEMPPVFEVILPMTSSSMCIDRIYRYYHDFVVGKQNKPFRDGDITIAEWIGNFEPERINVIPLFEDMVHMLDAHNIVGEYLQDKDSEYQRVFLARSDPTMNYGLVSAVLLNKIALQRLQGLSEDIDVKIYPIIGVGSAPFRGNLKPQTVERVMEEYPSAHTFTIQSAFKYDNPPQEVEEAVKKLRERKTRLPQEVDEEKCLEIIEKYSREYQKQIVVLAPIINKVARYVPSRRKRKLHIGLFGYSRDVGGITLPRAITFTAALYSMGLPPEILGLNALDEDDIQFIRDVYVNFEDDLMDSLKYFNPNAVFLPKGIEAKVKDFPLDVQIDEEHRELTNYIANSLKKNKIEDIGGHVLRAASLRKFLG, from the coding sequence ATGACAAAAATACCAAAGTGCATGAGTACGCAACATCCCGATAATGTGAACTCCCCGTTTTTTGCAGAGCACACCCAGCTCGGCGGAGAAGATGAGATACAGGAAGCATACTATGCATTTTCCCATTTGGGCTGTGATGAACAGATGTGGGATTGTGAGGGCAAGGAAGTCGATAGTTTTGTAGTCAAAAAATTACTGACAAAATACGAGCCATTTTTTAGAGAAAAAAGATTGGGCAGGGATACGTTCATTACTCTAAGGGTTCCAAATCCGACCATAGAAAGGGGCGAGGCAAAAATTTTATTGGAAACATTGGAAAGCATACCCAGATCATTTGACGCTGCTAAATTATTTTACGGAGATGAGATGCCACCAGTATTCGAAGTCATCCTGCCAATGACGAGCTCATCTATGTGTATTGATAGAATTTATAGATATTATCACGATTTTGTCGTGGGAAAACAGAACAAGCCATTTAGAGATGGGGATATAACGATCGCCGAGTGGATTGGGAACTTCGAGCCTGAAAGAATAAATGTCATACCTCTTTTTGAGGACATGGTCCACATGCTTGACGCCCACAACATAGTTGGAGAATATTTGCAAGATAAGGATAGTGAATATCAAAGAGTCTTCCTGGCAAGGTCAGACCCAACGATGAACTATGGGTTAGTTAGTGCTGTTCTTTTGAATAAAATTGCGCTTCAGAGATTGCAAGGATTATCAGAGGACATCGATGTCAAAATTTATCCAATTATAGGCGTTGGCTCGGCTCCTTTCAGGGGCAATCTCAAACCCCAGACAGTTGAAAGAGTTATGGAAGAATATCCAAGCGCTCATACGTTTACGATTCAATCGGCATTCAAATATGACAATCCCCCTCAAGAGGTTGAAGAGGCTGTAAAAAAACTGCGAGAGAGAAAAACACGTCTGCCTCAGGAAGTGGATGAGGAGAAGTGCCTGGAGATAATTGAAAAATATTCTCGAGAATACCAAAAACAGATCGTAGTACTGGCACCAATTATCAATAAGGTTGCGAGATATGTTCCGAGTAGGAGAAAAAGGAAGTTGCATATAGGGCTATTCGGTTATTCACGTGATGTAGGGGGAATTACATTGCCAAGGGCGATAACATTCACAGCCGCCCTTTATTCTATGGGCCTGCCACCAGAAATCCTGGGTTTGAATGCTCTGGATGAAGATGACATTCAATTCATCAGAGACGTTTATGTAAATTTCGAAGACGATTTGATGGATTCTCTTAAATATTTTAATCCGAATGCTGTTTTTTTGCCAAAAGGTATCGAAGCAAAGGTTAAAGATTTTCCATTAGATGTTCAAATAGATGAAGAGCATAGAGAACTGACAAACTACATTGCAAATTCATTAAAGAAGAATAAGATTGAAGATATAGGAGGGCATGTTTTAAGAGCAGCAAGTTTAAGAAAATTCCTGGGATGA
- a CDS encoding 50S ribosomal protein L3: MARTHRPRRGSLAFSPRKRAKSQVPVFRSWPEAAGEPKAQGFVGYKAGMTHIVMIDDRPNSLTEGMQITVPVTIIETPAVKVAAIRVYANTPYGAKSVTDAWAKDLDENLSRASPLPEKHDTDAALKRIEKLISQDMIDDVRILYHTHPSKVTGIPKKKPELMECRIGGGDIMARFEYAKNILGKDFNISDIFKEGELVDTSAVTKGKGTQGPVKRWGIKMRKRKHARAGKTRHLGTLGPWHPARVSWRVPQLGQTGYHQRTEFNKRILKIGSDASEIVPDGGLLNYGVVRNEFILLKGSIPGPVKRLIRIRPSIRSRMAPKGGPEINYISVRSKQG; encoded by the coding sequence ATGGCAAGAACACATCGCCCAAGACGTGGGTCTCTGGCATTCAGTCCAAGAAAGCGGGCAAAAAGCCAGGTACCCGTCTTCAGGTCATGGCCAGAAGCGGCAGGAGAGCCTAAAGCACAGGGCTTCGTCGGCTACAAGGCCGGGATGACCCACATAGTAATGATAGATGATCGGCCAAACAGCCTCACAGAAGGCATGCAAATCACGGTGCCGGTTACGATTATCGAAACCCCTGCCGTGAAAGTAGCGGCGATTAGAGTTTACGCCAATACGCCATATGGTGCCAAATCCGTAACGGACGCATGGGCAAAAGACCTAGATGAAAATTTGAGCAGAGCATCACCATTACCAGAAAAGCATGATACAGATGCTGCATTAAAGCGCATCGAGAAACTGATTTCACAAGACATGATAGACGATGTTAGAATATTATATCACACGCATCCGTCAAAAGTGACAGGTATCCCCAAGAAGAAACCCGAGCTGATGGAGTGCCGCATAGGTGGCGGGGACATCATGGCTCGCTTTGAGTATGCAAAGAATATCCTTGGAAAAGATTTCAACATATCAGACATATTCAAAGAGGGCGAACTTGTAGATACATCTGCCGTCACAAAGGGAAAAGGCACCCAGGGACCTGTAAAGAGGTGGGGAATCAAAATGCGGAAACGTAAACATGCAAGAGCGGGAAAGACCAGACATTTGGGCACTCTAGGGCCATGGCATCCGGCTAGGGTAAGCTGGCGAGTGCCGCAACTCGGTCAAACTGGATATCATCAACGAACCGAATTTAATAAGCGAATTCTAAAAATCGGATCCGACGCAAGCGAAATCGTGCCGGATGGCGGATTATTGAATTACGGCGTGGTTAGAAATGAGTTCATACTTCTCAAAGGAAGCATCCCAGGTCCTGTCAAGCGCTTGATTCGGATAAGACCATCCATCAGGTCAAGGATGGCACCAAAAGGAGGACCTGAAATCAACTACATCAGCGTGAGGTCCAAACAAGGGTGA
- the rpl4p gene encoding 50S ribosomal protein L4 has translation MLWAQVMDLSGKIKEKIELPSVFEEVYRPDLIKRAVIAAQANRLQPYGADPYAGMRTSAEGWGTGRGVSRAPRIKGGSRVARVPQAVGGRRAHPPKTDKILSEKVNKKERRKAIRSAIAATADPDLVASRGHKFDAKLPLVVEDSMESLSRTSEVREFLQNINLWDDVLRAKNGKSIRAGKGKRRGRKYKHRKSILIVTSENKEVSRAARNLSGIDVTTVKDLNAELLAPGTHAGRLTVWSRSALSKLEEAFNDH, from the coding sequence ATGTTATGGGCACAGGTCATGGATTTATCTGGAAAAATCAAAGAAAAAATCGAGCTCCCCTCGGTTTTCGAAGAAGTATACAGGCCTGACCTGATTAAAAGAGCCGTTATCGCTGCGCAGGCAAATAGATTACAACCATATGGAGCCGACCCATATGCTGGTATGAGGACGTCTGCAGAAGGATGGGGTACCGGTAGAGGAGTTTCACGTGCGCCGCGAATAAAGGGCGGGAGTCGGGTCGCCAGAGTGCCTCAGGCTGTTGGAGGACGCAGGGCTCACCCCCCAAAAACAGATAAAATCCTCTCGGAGAAGGTCAACAAGAAAGAGAGAAGAAAGGCAATAAGGTCCGCTATTGCGGCAACGGCAGACCCAGATCTGGTCGCAAGCAGAGGACATAAATTCGATGCAAAACTGCCACTGGTCGTCGAGGATTCGATGGAGTCATTGTCCAGGACAAGTGAAGTGCGCGAATTTTTACAGAACATCAATCTATGGGATGACGTGCTCAGAGCCAAAAATGGAAAATCGATACGGGCTGGCAAAGGAAAACGCCGAGGCAGAAAGTACAAACATAGGAAGAGCATTTTGATTGTAACCTCTGAGAATAAAGAAGTGAGTAGGGCTGCACGCAATCTATCCGGCATAGATGTAACGACCGTAAAGGATTTGAATGCAGAGCTGCTTGCCCCTGGCACGCATGCGGGTCGTTTGACGGTCTGGAGCAGGTCTGCACTTTCCAAATTAGAGGAGGCATTTAATGACCATTAA
- a CDS encoding 50S ribosomal protein L23, which translates to MTIKHLHTTEKATIQIDANNKLQFLVDVDATKDQIKREIENMYEVTITDIKTMMTPKGQKKAIVTLSHEDSAEEISTRLGVF; encoded by the coding sequence ATGACCATTAAACATCTCCATACAACGGAAAAAGCGACCATCCAGATAGATGCGAATAATAAGCTCCAATTCTTGGTCGACGTCGATGCGACGAAAGATCAAATAAAGAGAGAGATTGAAAATATGTACGAGGTCACAATTACCGATATAAAAACGATGATGACTCCGAAGGGGCAGAAAAAAGCCATAGTTACATTGTCCCATGAAGATTCTGCCGAAGAGATTTCAACACGACTGGGAGTGTTCTAA
- a CDS encoding 50S ribosomal protein L2 yields MGKRIISQQRGKGTPTYRAPSHKYKSDLKHIKIDENEIVKGVVIDIEHDPARSAPIARIRLENDEERYVLIPEGIATGDEISCGISAEIKPGNTLPLAEIPEGSLVCNIESRPGDGGHFARSSGTHGTLITHDVGKTIIQLPSGKMKWLNPKCRATIGVVAGGGRTDKPFVKAGKKYHKMKSRAAKYPRVRGVAMNVVDHPFGGGGWQHPGRPKTVSRRAPPGRKVGSIAARRTGKR; encoded by the coding sequence ATGGGAAAGCGCATAATATCACAACAGAGGGGGAAGGGGACCCCAACATATCGGGCCCCATCTCACAAATACAAATCCGATCTCAAACACATAAAAATCGATGAGAATGAGATAGTAAAAGGAGTGGTGATCGACATAGAGCACGATCCAGCCAGAAGTGCTCCAATCGCCAGAATTAGGCTCGAAAACGATGAGGAACGGTATGTATTGATACCCGAAGGCATAGCGACAGGAGATGAAATATCATGCGGCATATCCGCAGAGATCAAACCCGGCAACACGTTGCCTTTGGCAGAGATTCCAGAGGGGAGCTTAGTCTGTAACATCGAATCCCGCCCAGGAGATGGAGGACACTTTGCAAGATCATCTGGGACACATGGGACCTTGATAACACACGATGTGGGCAAAACAATTATTCAACTACCAAGCGGCAAGATGAAATGGCTGAACCCAAAATGCAGGGCAACTATCGGCGTCGTTGCAGGCGGAGGTCGAACCGATAAGCCGTTCGTCAAGGCCGGTAAAAAGTACCATAAGATGAAATCCAGAGCTGCCAAATATCCACGGGTAAGAGGTGTTGCGATGAACGTCGTCGACCATCCATTTGGAGGAGGTGGGTGGCAGCATCCAGGAAGGCCGAAGACCGTGAGCAGGCGCGCTCCGCCTGGAAGAAAGGTAGGATCCATCGCGGCACGAAGGACAGGAAAACGATAG
- a CDS encoding 30S ribosomal protein S19 yields the protein MAKGKTNKLPRRKKEFKYRGYTIDELKEMDLEDVANLLPARARRTIKRGISEAHKKLLESIKKGKSPIRTHLRDTIILPKMVGMQFELHDGKQFNRVQIQPEMIGHYLGEFALTRKRVIHGSAGVGATRSSRYVPLK from the coding sequence ATGGCAAAGGGCAAAACAAACAAATTACCGAGACGAAAGAAAGAATTCAAATATCGTGGATATACAATCGACGAGTTAAAAGAGATGGACCTGGAAGATGTTGCCAACCTGTTGCCAGCACGAGCGCGCAGAACCATCAAGCGAGGAATTTCTGAGGCGCATAAAAAATTATTAGAATCCATCAAAAAAGGAAAATCGCCAATCAGAACGCATCTGCGAGATACAATCATATTACCGAAGATGGTGGGCATGCAATTCGAATTACATGACGGAAAACAGTTTAACCGCGTGCAGATTCAACCAGAGATGATTGGACACTATCTCGGCGAGTTTGCGCTTACTCGAAAACGGGTTATACACGGGAGTGCAGGTGTTGGTGCAACTCGATCAAGCAGATATGTGCCATTGAAGTGA
- a CDS encoding 50S ribosomal protein L22: MSRIKYSKDGLPETTAKAMCYEVHISPKHAVEICREIKGMSVSRAKEYMGEVVALKKAVPFRRYKRNVGHKKGLHKWDAGRYPKKAASEILLLIASAEKNAEYKGLDTKRMRIWHIAAKRGRVIKGNMPRAMGRATPKNTETVTIELVLEGVQ; this comes from the coding sequence GTGTCAAGAATCAAGTATTCAAAAGATGGATTGCCTGAAACAACGGCTAAGGCCATGTGTTATGAGGTGCACATATCTCCAAAACACGCAGTGGAGATATGCCGTGAGATAAAGGGGATGAGCGTATCCAGAGCCAAAGAGTATATGGGAGAGGTCGTCGCCCTGAAAAAAGCAGTTCCATTCAGGAGATACAAGAGGAACGTCGGGCACAAGAAAGGTCTGCATAAATGGGATGCTGGACGCTATCCCAAGAAAGCTGCCTCTGAAATTCTGCTGCTCATCGCCAGTGCAGAAAAGAATGCCGAGTATAAAGGTCTCGATACAAAACGGATGAGGATTTGGCATATAGCTGCCAAGAGAGGACGTGTGATAAAGGGGAATATGCCCAGGGCGATGGGAAGGGCAACTCCAAAGAATACCGAAACGGTCACAATTGAGCTTGTCTTAGAAGGGGTGCAGTAA
- the rpmC gene encoding 50S ribosomal protein L29: MAVLKPEEIRKMTSDEQMEQLAKLTSELIRERAIASAGGAPENPGRIGGLRRTIARIKTIQREQGGAV, encoded by the coding sequence ATGGCGGTCTTGAAGCCAGAAGAAATTAGAAAAATGACGTCTGATGAACAGATGGAACAACTAGCCAAACTTACCAGCGAGCTCATCAGAGAAAGGGCTATCGCATCTGCAGGTGGTGCGCCTGAAAATCCTGGTAGAATCGGGGGATTGCGGCGGACCATCGCCAGAATCAAGACCATCCAACGCGAGCAAGGTGGTGCCGTATAA
- a CDS encoding ribonuclease P protein component 1 — translation MDITPKNLIHHELIGLTTKIVASTAPNQIGLKGKIVDETRNMFMIEKEDHRIKKTAKEGVTFVFMLSDAKVKVNGKLLLARPENRVQKRR, via the coding sequence ATGGATATCACTCCTAAAAATTTAATCCATCACGAATTAATTGGACTCACCACCAAGATTGTCGCGAGTACAGCTCCAAATCAGATAGGACTTAAAGGAAAAATCGTAGATGAGACGCGAAATATGTTCATGATTGAAAAAGAAGACCATCGGATAAAAAAGACTGCAAAAGAGGGAGTAACATTCGTGTTTATGCTTTCAGATGCCAAAGTTAAAGTAAATGGTAAATTGCTACTCGCACGACCCGAAAATAGGGTTCAAAAAAGAAGATGA
- a CDS encoding 30S ribosomal protein S17, protein MAKDIGLNVVAPEKECEDPACPFHGVLPVRGQVLEGTVVSSKMKKIAVIQREYVKRVPKYERYEKRRSKIHAHNPPCIDAKSGDAVKIAECRPLSKTKKFVIIQVMPK, encoded by the coding sequence ATGGCAAAGGATATCGGACTGAATGTAGTTGCACCCGAAAAAGAGTGTGAAGACCCCGCCTGTCCATTTCACGGCGTGCTCCCCGTACGAGGACAAGTATTAGAGGGGACTGTCGTAAGCTCCAAGATGAAAAAAATCGCAGTTATCCAGCGAGAATATGTCAAACGAGTTCCGAAGTACGAGAGATACGAAAAAAGGCGATCAAAGATCCATGCGCACAACCCGCCATGTATAGATGCAAAGAGCGGAGACGCCGTTAAAATCGCCGAATGCCGTCCATTAAGCAAGACCAAGAAGTTTGTGATAATCCAGGTGATGCCAAAATGA
- a CDS encoding 50S ribosomal protein L14 produces the protein MRGHTSRIPRSINTGTLLECADNTGARVLQVISVKGYRGVKRRQPKAGIGDIVIVSVKKGTPEMRKQILHAVVIRQKKEFTRPERMRVKFDDNAAVITDEKGEPKGTEIKGPVARESAERFAKIASAATMIV, from the coding sequence ATGAGAGGGCATACCTCCCGAATTCCGCGTTCTATAAACACTGGCACTCTGCTCGAATGTGCTGATAATACCGGCGCAAGGGTTTTACAGGTCATCTCGGTTAAAGGATATAGAGGCGTAAAACGACGGCAGCCAAAAGCAGGCATTGGTGATATAGTCATCGTTTCGGTAAAAAAGGGAACGCCTGAGATGAGAAAACAGATACTACATGCCGTCGTTATCAGGCAGAAGAAAGAGTTCACGAGGCCTGAGCGGATGAGGGTGAAATTTGATGACAACGCCGCCGTGATAACCGATGAAAAAGGAGAGCCCAAGGGCACCGAAATTAAAGGACCCGTAGCCAGAGAATCTGCAGAGCGGTTTGCAAAAATCGCTTCAGCTGCTACTATGATAGTATAA
- the rplX gene encoding 50S ribosomal protein L24, which translates to MTSIQPRKQRRERIKAPLHKRQGFMGAALDDELRKKYSRRTARVVEGDVVKMMRGDHAGTKGKVQTVDLRRERVTIDGVTVKKADGSEVARPIHPSNIQITKLNLKDKRREEILRRQR; encoded by the coding sequence ATGACATCGATACAGCCAAGAAAACAGAGAAGGGAAAGGATAAAAGCGCCACTACATAAACGACAGGGGTTCATGGGGGCAGCACTGGACGATGAGCTGCGTAAAAAATACTCCAGACGTACGGCACGAGTTGTCGAAGGCGATGTGGTTAAAATGATGAGAGGAGACCACGCAGGTACAAAAGGAAAGGTTCAAACCGTCGACCTTAGACGTGAGAGGGTGACGATTGATGGCGTCACTGTCAAGAAGGCAGATGGTTCCGAAGTCGCACGTCCGATTCATCCATCCAATATCCAAATAACCAAACTAAATCTCAAAGATAAACGCCGTGAGGAGATATTAAGGAGGCAGCGATAA
- a CDS encoding 30S ribosomal protein S4e, translating into MAGHQKRISAPTSWAITRKTHKWAVKPVPGPHSKKRCVPLAIVLRDMLKLGDNIKEIRYMLDSKQIIVDGKVIRDHKFPIGIFDVVSISAIKTHYRVLLDPRGRFTLHKIKDSNVKLCRINNKTVVRGGMVQLNLHDGSNIIGSNEYRSGDSVVLKLPERKIVKRLEYKPGNLVMVVGGRHSGEIGTIKELIEVRSSRPNMVTVKSDKEFETTKDYVFVIGTEKPDIDLEVRK; encoded by the coding sequence ATGGCAGGTCATCAAAAGAGAATATCAGCTCCGACTAGCTGGGCGATAACCAGAAAAACGCACAAATGGGCCGTTAAACCAGTTCCTGGTCCACACTCCAAAAAACGATGCGTACCACTTGCCATAGTGTTACGCGACATGCTGAAGCTTGGAGACAATATCAAGGAAATCCGATACATGTTAGATAGTAAACAGATTATCGTAGATGGGAAGGTTATACGAGACCATAAATTTCCAATTGGAATATTCGACGTAGTTTCAATTTCTGCCATTAAGACGCATTACAGAGTATTACTCGATCCAAGAGGTAGATTCACCCTCCATAAAATTAAGGATTCGAACGTCAAGCTGTGTCGAATCAACAACAAGACCGTGGTCAGGGGGGGAATGGTGCAGCTTAACTTGCATGATGGCTCAAATATCATCGGCTCGAACGAATATCGTTCTGGCGACTCTGTGGTGCTCAAACTACCAGAACGAAAGATAGTGAAACGACTGGAATATAAACCAGGAAATCTGGTAATGGTCGTTGGTGGAAGGCATTCAGGAGAAATCGGTACGATCAAAGAATTGATAGAAGTTCGCAGCTCACGACCAAACATGGTGACCGTGAAAAGTGACAAAGAATTTGAGACCACAAAAGATTATGTCTTCGTCATCGGCACCGAGAAGCCCGATATCGACCTGGAGGTGCGCAAATGA
- a CDS encoding 50S ribosomal protein L5, translated as MMNPMKTPKIHKVTINISLGEGGQKLLNAEQILTKISGQTPVRTVAKKTMPTFGIKRGGPVGCVVTLRKEAAEKFLRSALAIKDGQLNLSQFDENGNFSFGIEEHTDFPDMRYDPEIGIFGMDVSVALERPGYRVRRRWAKQHKIPSAHRLNKEDATAFIKDKFGAVVT; from the coding sequence ATGATGAATCCTATGAAAACCCCAAAGATACACAAGGTCACGATCAATATAAGTTTGGGAGAAGGTGGACAAAAGCTGCTCAATGCCGAGCAGATTCTCACAAAAATAAGCGGGCAGACGCCAGTCAGGACTGTCGCAAAGAAAACTATGCCGACATTCGGCATCAAGAGGGGGGGACCCGTTGGATGCGTTGTAACGCTCAGGAAAGAAGCGGCGGAGAAGTTTTTACGGTCTGCCCTGGCGATAAAAGATGGTCAACTTAACCTATCACAGTTTGACGAAAACGGCAATTTCTCATTTGGCATTGAAGAGCATACCGATTTTCCCGACATGCGATATGACCCTGAAATCGGGATATTTGGTATGGATGTATCTGTCGCATTGGAGCGTCCAGGTTACAGAGTTCGTCGTAGATGGGCGAAACAACATAAGATTCCATCCGCCCATAGATTGAATAAAGAGGATGCAACTGCCTTCATCAAAGATAAATTCGGCGCGGTGGTAACATGA
- a CDS encoding 30S ribosomal protein S14, producing MTKPQNVKFGYWANQCKRCGRNRGLVRKYDIYLCRQCFREVAYDMGFRKYS from the coding sequence ATGACAAAACCACAAAATGTAAAATTTGGATATTGGGCAAACCAGTGTAAGCGGTGTGGGAGAAACCGAGGACTGGTCCGAAAATACGATATATATTTATGTCGACAATGTTTTAGAGAAGTCGCATATGATATGGGATTTAGAAAGTACAGCTAA
- a CDS encoding 30S ribosomal protein S8 encodes MTLVDPLANILSSIKNASDTGKLECTVAPASKLARNILKIMQEQEYIGKFELIDDKKSGKFKVELRGRINKCGVVKPRFSVKKTEFEKWEKRYLPAQNFGTLILATPHGVISHYDAREKGTGGILLAYVY; translated from the coding sequence ATGACATTAGTAGATCCTCTTGCAAATATATTGTCCTCAATCAAGAATGCAAGCGATACCGGAAAACTAGAATGTACGGTAGCACCTGCATCGAAACTTGCCCGTAATATCCTAAAAATCATGCAGGAGCAGGAATATATCGGTAAGTTCGAGTTAATAGATGATAAAAAGTCAGGTAAATTTAAGGTGGAGTTACGCGGCAGGATCAATAAATGTGGAGTAGTAAAACCTCGATTTTCGGTCAAGAAGACGGAATTTGAAAAATGGGAGAAGAGATATTTGCCCGCCCAGAATTTTGGGACATTGATACTTGCAACGCCTCATGGTGTTATATCTCATTACGACGCCAGAGAAAAGGGAACTGGCGGAATATTATTGGCATATGTATATTAG
- a CDS encoding 50S ribosomal protein L6 yields MRETKEVISIPKDVNVQIEGNCIKISGANGELQRELWYPNITITKEDSEIIVKAKSPGKEGRAMMGTFASHIQNMIIGVTEGFERKLKIVYAHFPIQVKVEGNATLISNFLGERKSRRAKIVRNSRVQIGRDEIIVTGIDKEGVCQTAANIEQATRIRRYDPRVFQDGIYVIGWSR; encoded by the coding sequence ATGAGAGAAACCAAAGAGGTCATATCGATTCCAAAAGATGTGAACGTTCAAATCGAGGGAAATTGTATCAAAATCTCTGGTGCCAACGGCGAGTTGCAACGCGAGTTGTGGTATCCTAACATCACCATTACCAAAGAAGATTCAGAAATTATAGTCAAGGCTAAAAGCCCCGGAAAAGAAGGGAGGGCGATGATGGGCACATTTGCCTCGCACATCCAAAATATGATAATCGGTGTGACCGAGGGATTTGAACGTAAACTAAAAATAGTCTATGCTCACTTTCCAATCCAAGTCAAAGTAGAGGGAAATGCCACACTCATCAGCAACTTCTTGGGAGAGCGAAAATCAAGAAGGGCAAAAATAGTCAGAAATTCCAGGGTTCAAATCGGCCGCGATGAAATAATTGTCACGGGAATTGACAAAGAAGGAGTATGTCAAACTGCCGCAAATATAGAGCAGGCAACCAGAATCCGTAGATATGACCCAAGGGTATTTCAAGACGGCATCTACGTAATCGGGTGGTCACGGTGA
- a CDS encoding 50S ribosomal protein L32e — protein sequence MTEIIRGLPKIKGLGKAKTNALVQAGFSSVGDIQKASLEDITAVDGISPTLAEDVKKAVQRLETRKPAKKKKKLAAAEKPVKMGFSGNRERLLRVRRQQKSKKPSFRRHDSHKKKRVGASWRFPSGIHNKQRSGIVAKGAMVQIGYGSPKEVRGFHPSGYEEVLVHNLNEVDMVDTSIQVIRIGSTVGLKKRLDIEEKAEELGLKILNPVKRE from the coding sequence GTGACTGAGATTATTAGGGGGCTGCCCAAGATAAAAGGACTCGGCAAGGCGAAGACCAATGCACTGGTTCAGGCTGGATTCAGCTCAGTGGGGGATATACAAAAAGCATCATTAGAAGATATTACCGCAGTGGATGGCATCAGTCCCACTCTTGCAGAGGATGTAAAAAAGGCAGTCCAGAGGCTGGAAACCAGAAAACCTGCGAAGAAAAAGAAAAAACTGGCCGCGGCCGAAAAACCTGTCAAAATGGGCTTTAGTGGTAACAGAGAGCGGCTTCTAAGAGTGAGAAGGCAGCAAAAAAGCAAAAAACCCTCGTTCAGGCGCCACGATTCTCATAAGAAGAAGCGTGTGGGTGCAAGTTGGAGGTTCCCGAGTGGCATTCACAACAAACAACGCAGTGGAATCGTCGCAAAAGGGGCAATGGTCCAGATAGGCTATGGCAGTCCAAAAGAGGTAAGAGGATTCCATCCATCGGGCTACGAAGAAGTACTGGTGCACAATCTTAACGAGGTGGATATGGTAGATACGTCGATACAGGTAATCCGAATCGGCAGTACGGTAGGTCTCAAAAAGCGATTGGACATAGAGGAAAAGGCAGAAGAACTCGGTCTTAAAATATTAAATCCTGTGAAGAGGGAATAA
- a CDS encoding 50S ribosomal protein L19e — translation MANLSNQRRMAASIMKVGETRVWMTSERLEDIAAAITREDIRTLVSEGVITSKPQKGISRGRARAKKVKRTYGHRKGHGSRRGAKGARAPRKEQWMKKIRALRRRLRTLREEETIDTNTYRKFYNKARGGEFRSVAHLNSHLESKQ, via the coding sequence ATGGCCAACTTATCAAATCAAAGAAGAATGGCAGCAAGCATAATGAAAGTCGGTGAAACACGGGTATGGATGACCTCTGAGAGACTGGAAGATATAGCTGCAGCCATCACCAGGGAGGACATTCGCACGCTGGTCAGCGAGGGTGTCATTACATCGAAACCTCAAAAGGGTATCAGCCGCGGGAGGGCTCGTGCAAAAAAAGTGAAACGCACATATGGGCATCGAAAAGGGCACGGTAGCCGAAGGGGGGCAAAGGGTGCCAGAGCCCCGAGAAAAGAACAGTGGATGAAAAAGATAAGAGCTTTGAGACGCAGACTCCGAACGCTAAGAGAGGAGGAAACCATAGACACTAACACGTATCGCAAATTTTACAATAAAGCAAGAGGTGGAGAATTCCGAAGCGTCGCCCACTTAAATTCACATCTTGAGTCCAAGCAATAA